A single genomic interval of Antechinus flavipes isolate AdamAnt ecotype Samford, QLD, Australia chromosome 1, AdamAnt_v2, whole genome shotgun sequence harbors:
- the LOC127545869 gene encoding zinc finger protein 501-like, which translates to MAPVLPMARASQGSVTFKDVSVDFTRDEWRRLDSSQRELYREVMLENYWNLACLGLAVSKPEVIDRLERGEAPWIPEANGGGHRRRHGSKKNTVESKESSQKPEQSSRERLPRDGLSGSSSEEAWKYESWIKKQQKNHEEHPQQVKATQKKPSQNVSGHKDNESDRSIDVQPVILSQEKISVEKDFCKCDTHRENFRLYTHLLKCNKMYPKKIFSMCTECGKSFRYNLAPIENQRICSKAKEYKCNECEKAFSWRSQLIKHQAIHTGEKPYVCPECGKAFRQSSHLTQHKTIHTGEKPYECDGCGKTFRQRKGLTEHQKIHTGEKPYECNECGKTFRQRKGLTEHQKIHTGEKPYVCNECGKAFSQRTDFIRHQRIHTGEKPYKCNECGRAFSQRKGLTEHNKIHTGLRPYDCKECGRAFGQKTDLIRHQRIHTGEKPYKCNECGKAFSQRTGLIDHQNIHTGEKVYKCDDCGKSFRQNRGLSEHRKIHSGKKAYEQN; encoded by the exons GGCTCGGTGACCTTCAAGGACGTGTCCGTGGACTTCACGCGGGATGAGTGGAGGCGCCTGGACTCCTCCCAGAGGGAGCTGTACCGGGaggtgatgctggagaactactGGAACCTGGCCTGCCTGG GACTCGCAGTTTCCAAGCCCGAGGTGATTGACCGGCTGGAGCGAGGGGAGGCGCCGTGGATACCCGAGGCCAACGGCGGAGGGCACAGACGCCGCCATG gttcGAAAAAAAATACGGTTGAAAGCAAGGAATCGAGTCAAAAACCAGAACAGTCGTCCCGGGAGAGACTCCCAAGAGATGGTCTTTCTGGTTCCAGTTCGGAAGAGGCTTGGAAATATGAGTCCTGGATAAAGAAACAGCAGAAAAATCATGAGGAACATCCTCAGCAAGTAAAAGCTACTCAAAAGAAACCTTCCCAAAATGTCAGTGGTCATAAAGATAATGAAAGTGATAGAAGCATAGATGTGCAACCAGTCATATTGTCCCAAGAGAAAATATCAGTTGAAAAGGATTTCTGTAAATgtgatacacacagagagaattttAGGCTGTATACACACTTGTTAAAATGCAACAAAATGTACCCCAAAAAGATATTTTCTATGTGTACCGAATGTGGGAAATCCTTCAGGTATAATTTGGCCCCTATTGAAAATCAGAGAATCTGTTCCAAAGCGAAAGagtataaatgtaatgaatgtgagaAGGCCTTCTCTTGGAGATCACAACTTATTAAACATCAAgcaattcatactggagagaaaccttacgtATGTCcggaatgtggaaaggctttccgGCAGAGCTCCCACCTTACTCAACATAAGacaattcacactggagagaagccttatgaatgtgaTGGCTGTGGGAAGACCTTCCGCCAGAGGAAGGGACTTACTGAACATCAGAagatccacactggagagaaaccctatgaatgtaaCGAATGCGGGAAGACCTTCCGCCAGAGGAAGGGACTTACTGAACACCAGAagatccacactggagagaaaccctatgtCTGCAATGAGTGTGGGAAGGCCTTCAGTCAGAGGACAGATTTTATTCGTCACCAGAGGATTCATACCGGCGAGAAGCCCTACAAATGCAACGAATGTGGGAGGGCCTTCTCTCAGAGGAAGGGGCTTACCGAACATAACAAAATTCACACCGGATTGAGACCCTATGACTGTAAAGAGTGTGGAAGAGCCTTTGGTCAGAAGACGGATCTTATtcgacatcagagaatccacactggagagaagccttacaaatgcaatgaatgtggaaaagccttctcCCAGAGGACTGGGCTTATTGATCATCAGAACATTCACACCGGAGAGAAGGTGTACAAGTGTGACGATTGTGGGAAGTCTTTCCGCCAGAACAGAGGACTCTCTGAACATCGGAAAATTCATAGTGGAAAGAAAGCGTACGAACAGAATTAA